The following are encoded in a window of Aerosakkonema funiforme FACHB-1375 genomic DNA:
- a CDS encoding mechanosensitive ion channel, producing MNGIWQSMAHLGVSVPMLSYEILAQAAPRRPLPPPGARPGFPNDFNSFFQQMAANFGDFVPNLLGAIAILVIGWLLALVAAAVVRGLLNRTNIDNKLAAWVTGRQGDAELPPVEKWISEAVYWIIFLFTLVAFLQALRLEAVSEPLNNLLNQIFLFLPKLAGAVILLGVAWLLATLVKLVVTRSLRLFRLDERLNQQVGTEQRNQFSLSETVGNTLYWFIFLLFLPLVLNALELEETLQPVQQLLTQILSILPNIFAALLIGAAGWLVAQVVRRIVTNLLAAGGADRLGTRFGLNRATTGQSLSGIIGTIVYVLILLPTAIAALNTLKIEAISAPAIRMLNDIFLAIPKIFTAGLILVIAYIIGKFVADLLTNILTSIGFNNIFNWLGFGITPSPRIVVPPASAPVTEEPVPPTAGEQVTLLQTAPGITRTPSEIVGIIALVGIMLLAVVPATEVLQFPALTAIVTGVVAVSGRILAGLVVFAIGLYLANLAYNLITSSGNQQARILGHAARISIIALVSAMALQQMGIASDIVNLAFGLLLGAIAVAIALAFGLGARDIAADQVREWLSSFKDKKDKTPRF from the coding sequence ATGAATGGCATTTGGCAAAGTATGGCACATTTGGGTGTGAGCGTGCCGATGCTCTCTTATGAAATTTTGGCACAAGCCGCACCGCGACGCCCCTTGCCTCCGCCAGGGGCAAGGCCAGGATTCCCTAACGACTTCAATAGCTTTTTCCAGCAAATGGCGGCAAATTTTGGTGATTTCGTGCCTAATTTGCTGGGGGCGATCGCAATTCTGGTAATCGGCTGGCTGCTCGCACTCGTCGCCGCCGCCGTCGTGCGGGGGCTACTGAATCGCACCAACATCGATAACAAGCTGGCGGCCTGGGTTACGGGGCGTCAGGGTGATGCAGAACTGCCGCCAGTAGAAAAATGGATATCCGAGGCTGTTTATTGGATTATCTTCCTGTTTACGCTGGTGGCCTTTTTACAGGCACTCCGGCTGGAAGCAGTTTCTGAGCCTCTCAACAACTTACTCAATCAGATCTTCTTGTTCCTGCCCAAATTAGCGGGGGCAGTAATTCTGTTGGGTGTCGCCTGGTTGCTGGCAACCCTAGTAAAACTGGTAGTAACGCGCTCTCTGCGGCTGTTTCGTCTGGACGAGCGTTTGAATCAGCAAGTAGGTACCGAACAGCGGAACCAGTTTTCTCTGAGCGAAACAGTCGGCAACACGCTCTACTGGTTCATATTCCTGCTGTTTCTGCCCTTGGTATTGAACGCCTTGGAGTTAGAGGAAACTTTACAACCAGTACAGCAACTCCTGACTCAAATCCTTTCTATTCTGCCGAATATCTTCGCAGCGCTCTTAATTGGTGCGGCAGGCTGGTTAGTAGCTCAAGTGGTGCGGCGAATTGTCACCAATCTGCTGGCAGCTGGTGGGGCAGATCGACTGGGTACCCGGTTTGGGCTGAATCGAGCCACAACGGGACAATCGCTCTCCGGCATTATCGGTACGATCGTCTACGTACTGATCCTACTTCCCACAGCGATCGCAGCCCTCAACACGCTGAAAATTGAGGCAATATCGGCTCCGGCAATCCGGATGCTCAACGATATCTTCCTCGCCATTCCCAAGATTTTCACGGCTGGGCTGATTCTGGTAATCGCCTACATCATCGGGAAATTTGTGGCAGATTTGCTCACCAATATCCTGACTAGCATCGGCTTCAACAATATTTTCAACTGGCTCGGTTTCGGAATCACCCCGTCGCCTCGGATTGTCGTTCCGCCTGCTAGCGCACCAGTAACGGAAGAACCCGTCCCTCCGACAGCAGGAGAACAAGTAACGCTTCTTCAAACCGCACCGGGCATAACGCGAACTCCATCAGAAATAGTGGGAATCATAGCGCTTGTCGGCATTATGCTCTTAGCTGTAGTGCCGGCAACAGAAGTGCTGCAATTCCCAGCCCTCACTGCTATTGTTACCGGTGTGGTCGCGGTATCTGGTCGGATTCTGGCTGGATTGGTGGTATTTGCGATCGGCTTGTATCTGGCTAACCTCGCCTATAACCTGATTACCAGCTCTGGCAATCAGCAGGCAAGGATACTCGGTCATGCCGCCCGAATCTCTATTATTGCCTTGGTTTCGGCGATGGCGCTGCAACAAATGGGTATTGCCAGCGATATCGTCAATTTGGCATTTGGATTGCTCCTGGGTGCGATCGCAGTCGCCATTGCCCTCGCCTTTGGTTTGGGTGCCCGCGATATCGCCGCCGATCAAGTCCGAGAATGGTTGTCTTCTTTTAAAGATAAAAAAGACAAAACCCCTCGTTTTTAA
- a CDS encoding GTP-binding protein produces the protein MTAKIPDPPYPNRNDSTPLNSADLGELDSVIFSFADIQAELNYKQAQTALRDIVTNLDLTPQERAGLEPAIEDLEVMLDKLERSVVQIAVFGMVGRGKSSMLNALVGEKVFETGPIHGVTRTSERVNWCYSRETVGNNNSEVLRVAFPGNGNSQVELIDTPGLDEVDGETRAALARDVAKQADLILFAIAGDMTKVEHEALSELRKAGKPMLLVFNKIDQYPEVDRMAIYEKIRDDRVRELLSPDEIVMAAASPLVAEAVRRSDGSLGVQLKPGAPQVEDLKLKILEILHREGKSIVALNSMLYADEVNEQILQRKMAIRDSSANRIIWNATITKAVAIALNPVTAIDLLSGAVIDVALILTLSKLYGIPMTQQGAVSLLQKIALCMGGLSASELVATLGLSSLKSLLGLAAPVTGGVSLGAYVSVAITQAGVAGVSSYGIGQVTKAYLANGASWGPDGPKAVVSRILASLDESSILNRLKDELRAKLNRG, from the coding sequence TTGACTGCTAAGATTCCCGATCCCCCTTATCCCAATCGCAACGACTCTACCCCTTTGAATTCCGCAGATTTAGGCGAACTAGACAGCGTTATTTTTAGCTTTGCCGATATTCAAGCAGAACTCAACTACAAACAAGCACAAACCGCCCTGCGAGACATCGTAACCAACCTAGATCTGACACCGCAAGAACGAGCGGGACTAGAACCGGCAATTGAAGATTTAGAGGTGATGCTGGACAAATTAGAACGGTCTGTTGTCCAGATAGCCGTTTTTGGTATGGTAGGGCGAGGTAAATCTTCCATGCTCAACGCTTTGGTGGGCGAAAAAGTGTTTGAAACCGGCCCTATCCACGGCGTTACCCGCACCAGCGAAAGGGTAAATTGGTGCTACAGTCGAGAGACAGTCGGTAATAATAATTCCGAAGTTTTGCGAGTTGCCTTTCCAGGTAACGGTAATTCCCAGGTAGAACTAATCGATACTCCCGGATTGGATGAAGTGGACGGCGAAACTCGCGCCGCTTTGGCCCGTGATGTTGCCAAACAGGCAGATCTGATTTTGTTTGCGATCGCTGGGGATATGACTAAAGTAGAACACGAAGCGCTTTCCGAACTGCGGAAAGCCGGTAAACCGATGTTGCTCGTGTTCAACAAAATCGACCAATATCCCGAAGTAGACCGAATGGCAATTTATGAAAAAATTCGGGACGACAGAGTGCGAGAATTGCTATCGCCTGATGAAATAGTGATGGCAGCAGCTTCACCTCTGGTAGCGGAAGCAGTGCGTCGTTCTGATGGTAGTTTGGGAGTGCAGTTAAAGCCGGGAGCGCCGCAAGTTGAGGATCTCAAGCTGAAAATTTTGGAGATTTTGCACCGAGAAGGTAAATCGATCGTCGCGCTCAACTCGATGCTGTATGCCGATGAAGTCAACGAGCAGATCCTACAGCGAAAAATGGCAATTCGAGATAGCAGCGCTAACCGAATTATCTGGAACGCAACGATAACTAAAGCTGTAGCGATCGCACTCAATCCGGTCACGGCGATCGACTTACTCAGCGGTGCCGTCATCGACGTTGCTTTGATATTAACCTTATCCAAACTTTACGGCATCCCCATGACGCAACAAGGCGCGGTATCTTTATTGCAAAAAATAGCTTTGTGTATGGGCGGTTTAAGTGCTAGCGAATTGGTAGCAACTTTAGGTTTAAGTTCTCTGAAAAGCTTATTAGGTTTAGCAGCACCTGTAACAGGTGGAGTTTCTTTAGGTGCTTATGTATCTGTAGCAATAACTCAAGCTGGTGTGGCCGGTGTTTCATCTTACGGTATCGGACAAGTCACTAAAGCATATTTAGCTAATGGCGCTTCTTGGGGCCCTGATGGCCCGAAAGCTGTTGTCAGCCGCATTTTAGCTTCGTTAGATGAAAGTTCGATTCTTAACCGCCTTAAAGATGAACTGCGAGCCAAACTTAATAGGGGTTAG
- a CDS encoding DUF3146 family protein, whose translation MSSKRLPETTAYVRILRQSWQEGFIEGEVRAGQYDWQFQWCFRQGKLFVQPSLGRALIHEPLGRFLEKSDYKLEPGGDYAFTIRAEL comes from the coding sequence GTGAGTTCTAAACGTCTGCCAGAAACTACTGCCTATGTCCGGATTCTCAGACAGTCTTGGCAAGAAGGCTTCATTGAAGGTGAAGTGAGAGCGGGTCAGTATGACTGGCAATTCCAGTGGTGTTTCAGACAAGGCAAGTTGTTCGTTCAGCCGTCCTTGGGTCGAGCTTTAATTCACGAACCGCTGGGTCGTTTTCTGGAAAAATCAGATTACAAATTAGAGCCTGGAGGAGATTACGCTTTTACAATCCGGGCTGAACTTTAG
- a CDS encoding pre-16S rRNA-processing nuclease YqgF — translation MFSKANPTPDSDLTPDQPAILGFDPGRQKCGLAVMAVDRKLHYHEVIPAEEAIASIQNLRKKYPISVLVMGDQTTSKKWKQQLTEELPEPLRIILVDERYSTLEARDRYWQMYPPKGLYSLIPKGMRPLPRPVDDIVAILLIERYLERLLGVKKD, via the coding sequence ATGTTTTCTAAGGCCAATCCTACTCCCGACTCGGATTTGACTCCGGATCAGCCTGCGATCTTAGGTTTCGATCCTGGCCGTCAGAAGTGTGGTTTAGCTGTGATGGCGGTGGATCGCAAACTGCATTACCATGAAGTGATTCCCGCAGAAGAAGCGATCGCCAGCATTCAAAACTTACGCAAAAAATATCCCATTTCTGTTTTGGTAATGGGAGATCAAACTACTTCTAAAAAGTGGAAACAACAACTAACTGAAGAATTACCAGAACCTCTAAGAATAATTTTAGTTGATGAGCGTTACAGTACCTTAGAAGCACGCGATCGCTATTGGCAAATGTACCCACCCAAAGGGTTGTATAGCTTGATTCCCAAAGGAATGCGACCTTTGCCGCGACCTGTAGATGATATTGTTGCCATTCTCCTCATTGAAAGATACCTAGAACGCCTTTTAGGTGTTAAAAAAGACTAA
- a CDS encoding DUF3084 domain-containing protein, with product MTTGLILIAAILVLGGAIASVGDRIGTKVGKARLSLFNLRPKNTAVLITFLTGSLISSSTLAILFAASEQLRTGVFKLEKIQKDLRSARQQIEESRTEKSKAESEKVQVEQQLAEAKSEQSTAQKRLDSTNQALQLALAKLAEAMAKQARTEMQLNRTQTQLSRTQTQLSQTENQLGQTENQLGQTQSALNGTQEQLKAVSGQAQELRSEIQKLQAERQDLIAQRNEVKAQITELKQQLDQRDEKIAARDRIIQQKDEKIGAQDDAIAQRDRQIAAQDQRISQKEQEIAARDGQIATRDQTISQQESRLKELKGQLTQQEKLLAQQDTKLSEQDKKLSEREQKLNILQKEVASLEQDYQQLFRGNVTVRRGQVLAAGVVRIVEPSAARQAVDRLLLQANRVALERTHPDNKNLKQQVIVIRQADVNQLIDKIDDGKDYVVRIISSGNYVAGGEYPVQVFVDVSPNRVVFQAGEVVASTYTDSATMTEDQLRERIDLLISASQFRLRRAGIVADRIQIGDDRIETLTRFLEQVKQSKQPLDVRVVAAEPTYTAGPVKMDLIAIQGGQVVFRTQSTS from the coding sequence ATGACCACCGGGTTAATCCTGATTGCGGCAATTTTGGTGTTGGGGGGAGCGATCGCATCGGTGGGAGATCGCATAGGGACAAAAGTTGGGAAGGCTCGCTTAAGCCTGTTTAACTTGCGTCCGAAGAACACAGCGGTGTTGATCACCTTCTTGACAGGCAGCTTGATCTCTAGTTCGACGTTGGCGATCTTATTTGCCGCCAGCGAACAATTACGCACGGGCGTTTTTAAACTGGAAAAAATTCAGAAAGATTTGAGAAGCGCCCGCCAACAGATAGAAGAAAGCCGAACCGAGAAAAGTAAGGCAGAAAGTGAAAAAGTACAGGTAGAACAACAGCTGGCTGAGGCTAAATCCGAACAGTCAACAGCGCAAAAGCGTCTGGATTCAACCAATCAGGCTCTACAGTTGGCATTGGCTAAGCTGGCAGAAGCAATGGCCAAACAAGCTCGTACAGAAATGCAGCTCAACCGGACTCAAACTCAATTGAGTCGAACTCAAACTCAGCTGAGTCAAACGGAAAACCAGTTGGGTCAAACAGAAAACCAGTTGGGCCAAACACAAAGCGCACTAAATGGAACGCAGGAGCAATTAAAAGCAGTATCCGGACAAGCACAAGAACTGCGTTCGGAAATTCAAAAATTGCAAGCAGAACGGCAGGATTTGATCGCCCAGCGTAACGAAGTTAAAGCTCAGATTACCGAACTGAAGCAACAGCTCGATCAAAGGGATGAGAAAATTGCTGCCCGCGATCGGATTATCCAGCAAAAGGACGAAAAAATCGGCGCACAAGATGACGCGATCGCACAGCGCGATCGACAAATCGCCGCTCAAGACCAGAGAATTTCCCAAAAAGAGCAAGAAATTGCCGCTCGCGATGGACAAATCGCCACACGAGACCAAACAATCTCGCAACAGGAAAGTCGTCTCAAAGAACTTAAAGGACAACTAACTCAACAAGAAAAACTACTGGCACAACAAGACACAAAACTCTCCGAACAAGATAAAAAACTTTCTGAAAGAGAACAAAAACTAAATATTTTGCAAAAGGAAGTAGCAAGTCTAGAGCAAGACTACCAACAACTGTTTCGGGGTAACGTTACAGTCCGGCGCGGTCAAGTTCTGGCAGCTGGTGTAGTGCGGATTGTGGAACCTTCAGCGGCTCGTCAAGCTGTAGATAGACTGCTGTTGCAGGCAAACCGAGTAGCTCTGGAGCGCACGCATCCCGATAATAAAAATCTTAAGCAACAAGTAATAGTAATTAGGCAAGCAGATGTCAACCAACTTATAGATAAAATTGATGACGGTAAAGACTACGTAGTGCGAATTATTTCTTCAGGCAACTATGTAGCGGGAGGAGAGTATCCCGTACAAGTTTTTGTGGATGTGTCTCCCAATCGCGTTGTGTTTCAAGCCGGAGAAGTTGTAGCTTCAACTTATACCGACTCGGCAACAATGACAGAAGACCAACTCAGAGAAAGGATCGACCTACTGATTTCAGCTTCTCAATTTCGGCTCCGTCGTGCTGGCATTGTAGCCGATCGAATTCAAATCGGAGACGATCGCATCGAAACGCTGACCCGCTTTCTAGAGCAAGTCAAACAGTCCAAGCAACCTTTAGATGTCCGAGTAGTAGCAGCGGAACCCACCTATACTGCTGGGCCTGTCAAAATGGATCTGATCGCCATTCAAGGCGGACAAGTGGTTTTCCGAACGCAATCGACTAGCTAA